In one Molothrus ater isolate BHLD 08-10-18 breed brown headed cowbird chromosome 6, BPBGC_Mater_1.1, whole genome shotgun sequence genomic region, the following are encoded:
- the BAHD1 gene encoding bromo adjacent homology domain-containing 1 protein isoform X1, translated as MTHARKKQLFLLKHPAGSAGQASSPTGSRRMDRANAEQRDGDASKAPKCPSGFVGNNKSKRLREVRKTYPLRRRLLPSVSKKTCKVLLTRLEDVAGSLSKQTPSCKKKHLASWVEGLGSALFSEQVQPVGAGKSDSSGEKCTVTYPGPEQDFDPAPSEPRKRRLASLNAEAVNNLLFERDDGLLSGRRFRRDSGKAAGDCTLKGLQCKAGDNWPALEKPAVKTGKGKNRHEPSQKCNSCEHSLDEVFDDGAKREDGAISYHPTPKRLASLNAVAFLKLTHEKDQPLKQRSKSDGEGKSENHCSKSTLKWAKAGRKNCVKSKKEVASLKMDGQHGWQGQTLGTFGKGEQRDSSRLYGTTEPVPYESLSGSYASTEGFYHRLPLLMGGQASMKPEYGRPGEKSPTPKQEFHQPSFPVQQFPPLPVPGNHADCGCLYESSDLTPLNGFYVYYGQSGYSGYSPCSIYPKDELSQAATCEGLLVSSGSLPSGAHFQPLHWCSSPYCCGEGAAVSSYSVCGVVHVPEGRIGSVHAGRNSYPYKMPFAAGCKSLDQLNLTIPVAGHPASPAHPLSGCPVPSVPPAAEPVPHLQTPNSDPQTMARECPQSSKPPSGSKSGLRNTPGCLHASNSKAAGGHSHPKQQRIGRRRATNGWIPVGTACEKAVYVVNEPEPAVRKSYQAVERDGEIIRVRDTVLLKSGPRKKSMPYVAKISALWEDPKTGELMMSLLWYYRPEHTQGGRNPSMHQNEIFASRHQDENSVACIEEKCYVLTFAEYCRFCALAKRRVEGIPGRKTIMVPPSEEYSTPLHRKVPEDTDPELVFLCRHVYDFRHGRILKNPQ; from the exons ATGACGCATGCCCGgaaaaaacaacttttccttctgaaacatCCAGCTGGTTCTGCTGGCCAGGCCTCGTCGCcaacaggcagcaggaggatggaCAGGGCCAACGCAGAGCAGCGGGATGGAGATGCCTCGAAGGCTCCAAAGTGTCCCAGTGGGTTTGTAGGGAATAACAAAAGCAAGAGGTTGCGCGAAGTGCGAAAGACATACCCACTGCGGAGGCGGCTGCTCCCCTCGGTGAGCAAAAAGACCTGCAAGGTCCTCCTCACCAGGCTGGAGGATGTGGCTGGCTCTCTGTCCAAACAGACCCCGAGCTGTAAAAAAAAGCACCTTGCCAGCTGGGTTGAGGGTTTGGGATCTGCTTTGTTCTCAGAACAAGTTCAGCCTGTGGGAGCGGGCAAGAGTGACTCATCCGGGGAGAAGTGCACAGTAACTTATCCCGGGCCGGAGCAGGACTTTGATCCTGCTCCCTCGGAGCCCAGGAAGCGCCGGCTGGCCTCGCTGAACGCCGAGGCGGTGAACAACCTCCTGTTCGAACGGGACGATGGCTTGTTATCCGGCAGGCGCTTCCGCAGGGACTCTGGGAAGGCTGCTGGGGACTGTACCCTCAAGGGCTTGCAGTGCAAAGCCGGTGACAACTGGCCTGCCCTGGAAAAACCGGCTgtgaaaacagggaaaggaaagaaccGGCATGAGCCCAGTCAGAAATGCAATAGCTGTGAGCATTCGCTGGATGAGGTCTTTGATGATGGGGCAAAGAGGGAGGATGGTGCCATCTCCTACCATCCCACCCCAAAGAGACTGGCCAGCCTGAATGCCGTGGCCTTCCTGAAGCTGACCCACGAGAAAGACCAACCCCTGAAACAGAGGAGTAAATCAGACGGGGAGGGCAAGTCCGAGAACCACTGTTCGAAATCTACACTCAAATGGGCCAAAGCCGGACGGAAGAACTGTGTCAAATCCAAGAAGGAAGTGGCTAGCTTAAAAATGGATGGGCAGCACGGCTGGCAAGGCCAGACCCTGGGCACGtttgggaaaggggagcagCGGGACTCTTCCAGGCTCTATGGGACAACAGAGCCCGTCCCCTACGAGTCGCTGTCTGGCTCCTACGCCAGCACGGAGGGCTTCTACCACAGACTGCCTTTGCTCATGGGAGGACAAGCTTCCATGAAGCCGGAGTATGGAAGACCTGGAGAGAAATCCCCAACCCCCAAACAGGAATTTCATCAGCCTTCCTTTCCCGTGCAGCAGTTCCCTCCCTTGCCTGTGCCCGGGAATCACGCGGATTGTGGATGTCTCTATGAATCCTCAGATCTGACTCCGTTGAACGGGTTTTATGTTTATTACGGCCAAAGCGGATACAGTGGCTATTCCCCCTGCTCCATTTATCCCAAGGACGAGCTGTCGCAGGCTGCGACCTGCGAGGGGCTCCTGGTATCTTCCGGTTCCTTGCCATCAGGTGCTCATTTCCAGCCCCTGCACTGGTGCAGCTCTCCGTACTGCTGCGGGGAGGGAGCAGCCGTGAGCAGCTACAGCGTCTGCGGCGTGGTGCATGTGCCGGAGGGCAGGATCGGCAGCGTGCATGCGGGACGGAACAGCTACCCCTACAAAATGCCTTTTGCAGCAG GCTGCAAGTCTCTGGACCAGCTGAACCTCACAATCCCGGTGGCAGGACACCCCGCGTCGCCTGCCCATCCGCTCTCAGGATGTCCCGTGCCCAGCGTGCCGCCAGCTGCAGAGCCCGTTCCTCACCTGCAGACCCCCAACTCTGACCCTCAGACCATGGCCCGAGAATGTCCTCAGAGCTCCAAGCCCCCCAGCGGCTCCAAGTCGGGGCTGCGGAATACTCCAGGCTGCCTGCACGCCTCCAACAGCAAAGCGGCGGGCGGCCACTCCCACCCCAAGCAGCAGCGGATCGGCCGGCGCAGAGCCACCAATGGCTGGATCCCCGTGGGCACGGCCTGCGAGAAGGCTGTCTACGTCGTG AACGAGCCGGAGCCAGCCGTGCGCAAGAGCTACCAGGCTGTGGAGAGGGACGGGGAGATCATCCGGGTGCGGGACACCGTGCTCCTCAAATCCGGGCCCCGCAAGAAATCCATGCCCTACGTCGCCAAGATCTCTGCACTCTGGGAGGACCCCAAGACAG GGGAGCTGATGATGAGCCTCCTGTGGTATTACAGACCAGAGCACACTCAGGGAGGCCGCAACCCCAGCATGCACCAG AATGAGATCTTTGCGTCGCGGCACCAGGACGAGAACAGCGTCGCCTGCATCGAGGAGAAGTGCTACGTGCTGACCTTCGCAGAGTACTGCAG ATTTTGTGCCTTGGCAAAGCGTCGAGTCGAAGGGATCCCGGGCAGGAAAACCATCATGGTTCCTCCCTCGGAGGAGTATTCCACCCCTCTGCACCGCAAGGTGCCCGAGGACACGGACCCCGAGCTGGTTTTCCTCTGTCGTCACGTCTACGACTTCAGGCACGGGCGCATCCTGAAGAACCCGCAGTAG
- the BAHD1 gene encoding bromo adjacent homology domain-containing 1 protein isoform X2, with protein MTHARKKQLFLLKHPAGSAGQASSPTGSRRMDRANAEQRDGDASKAPKCPSGFVGNNKSKRLREVRKTYPLRRRLLPSVSKKTCKVLLTRLEDVAGSLSKQTPSCKKKHLASWVEGLGSALFSEQVQPVGAGKSDSSGEKCTVTYPGPEQDFDPAPSEPRKRRLASLNAEAVNNLLFERDDGLLSGRRFRRDSGKAAGDCTLKGLQCKAGDNWPALEKPAVKTGKGKNRHEPSQKCNSCEHSLDEVFDDGAKREDGAISYHPTPKRLASLNAVAFLKLTHEKDQPLKQRSKSDGEGKSENHCSKSTLKWAKAGRKNCVKSKKEVASLKMDGQHGWQGQTLGTFGKGEQRDSSRLYGTTEPVPYESLSGSYASTEGFYHRLPLLMGGQASMKPEYGRPGEKSPTPKQEFHQPSFPVQQFPPLPVPGNHADCGCLYESSDLTPLNGFYVYYGQSGYSGYSPCSIYPKDELSQAATCEGLLVSSGSLPSGAHFQPLHWCSSPYCCGEGAAVSSYSVCGVVHVPEGRIGSVHAGRNSYPYKMPFAAEGCKSLDQLNLTIPVAGHPASPAHPLSGCPVPSVPPAAEPVPHLQTPNSDPQTMARECPQSSKPPSGSKSGLRNTPGCLHASNSKAAGGHSHPKQQRIGRRRATNGWIPVGTACEKAVYVVNEPEPAVRKSYQAVERDGEIIRVRDTVLLKSGPRKKSMPYVAKISALWEDPKTGELMMSLLWYYRPEHTQGGRNPSMHQNEIFASRHQDENSVACIEEKCYVLTFAEYCRFCALAKRRVEGIPGRKTIMVPPSEEYSTPLHRKVPEDTDPELVFLCRHVYDFRHGRILKNPQ; from the exons ATGACGCATGCCCGgaaaaaacaacttttccttctgaaacatCCAGCTGGTTCTGCTGGCCAGGCCTCGTCGCcaacaggcagcaggaggatggaCAGGGCCAACGCAGAGCAGCGGGATGGAGATGCCTCGAAGGCTCCAAAGTGTCCCAGTGGGTTTGTAGGGAATAACAAAAGCAAGAGGTTGCGCGAAGTGCGAAAGACATACCCACTGCGGAGGCGGCTGCTCCCCTCGGTGAGCAAAAAGACCTGCAAGGTCCTCCTCACCAGGCTGGAGGATGTGGCTGGCTCTCTGTCCAAACAGACCCCGAGCTGTAAAAAAAAGCACCTTGCCAGCTGGGTTGAGGGTTTGGGATCTGCTTTGTTCTCAGAACAAGTTCAGCCTGTGGGAGCGGGCAAGAGTGACTCATCCGGGGAGAAGTGCACAGTAACTTATCCCGGGCCGGAGCAGGACTTTGATCCTGCTCCCTCGGAGCCCAGGAAGCGCCGGCTGGCCTCGCTGAACGCCGAGGCGGTGAACAACCTCCTGTTCGAACGGGACGATGGCTTGTTATCCGGCAGGCGCTTCCGCAGGGACTCTGGGAAGGCTGCTGGGGACTGTACCCTCAAGGGCTTGCAGTGCAAAGCCGGTGACAACTGGCCTGCCCTGGAAAAACCGGCTgtgaaaacagggaaaggaaagaaccGGCATGAGCCCAGTCAGAAATGCAATAGCTGTGAGCATTCGCTGGATGAGGTCTTTGATGATGGGGCAAAGAGGGAGGATGGTGCCATCTCCTACCATCCCACCCCAAAGAGACTGGCCAGCCTGAATGCCGTGGCCTTCCTGAAGCTGACCCACGAGAAAGACCAACCCCTGAAACAGAGGAGTAAATCAGACGGGGAGGGCAAGTCCGAGAACCACTGTTCGAAATCTACACTCAAATGGGCCAAAGCCGGACGGAAGAACTGTGTCAAATCCAAGAAGGAAGTGGCTAGCTTAAAAATGGATGGGCAGCACGGCTGGCAAGGCCAGACCCTGGGCACGtttgggaaaggggagcagCGGGACTCTTCCAGGCTCTATGGGACAACAGAGCCCGTCCCCTACGAGTCGCTGTCTGGCTCCTACGCCAGCACGGAGGGCTTCTACCACAGACTGCCTTTGCTCATGGGAGGACAAGCTTCCATGAAGCCGGAGTATGGAAGACCTGGAGAGAAATCCCCAACCCCCAAACAGGAATTTCATCAGCCTTCCTTTCCCGTGCAGCAGTTCCCTCCCTTGCCTGTGCCCGGGAATCACGCGGATTGTGGATGTCTCTATGAATCCTCAGATCTGACTCCGTTGAACGGGTTTTATGTTTATTACGGCCAAAGCGGATACAGTGGCTATTCCCCCTGCTCCATTTATCCCAAGGACGAGCTGTCGCAGGCTGCGACCTGCGAGGGGCTCCTGGTATCTTCCGGTTCCTTGCCATCAGGTGCTCATTTCCAGCCCCTGCACTGGTGCAGCTCTCCGTACTGCTGCGGGGAGGGAGCAGCCGTGAGCAGCTACAGCGTCTGCGGCGTGGTGCATGTGCCGGAGGGCAGGATCGGCAGCGTGCATGCGGGACGGAACAGCTACCCCTACAAAATGCCTTTTGCAGCAG AAGGCTGCAAGTCTCTGGACCAGCTGAACCTCACAATCCCGGTGGCAGGACACCCCGCGTCGCCTGCCCATCCGCTCTCAGGATGTCCCGTGCCCAGCGTGCCGCCAGCTGCAGAGCCCGTTCCTCACCTGCAGACCCCCAACTCTGACCCTCAGACCATGGCCCGAGAATGTCCTCAGAGCTCCAAGCCCCCCAGCGGCTCCAAGTCGGGGCTGCGGAATACTCCAGGCTGCCTGCACGCCTCCAACAGCAAAGCGGCGGGCGGCCACTCCCACCCCAAGCAGCAGCGGATCGGCCGGCGCAGAGCCACCAATGGCTGGATCCCCGTGGGCACGGCCTGCGAGAAGGCTGTCTACGTCGTG AACGAGCCGGAGCCAGCCGTGCGCAAGAGCTACCAGGCTGTGGAGAGGGACGGGGAGATCATCCGGGTGCGGGACACCGTGCTCCTCAAATCCGGGCCCCGCAAGAAATCCATGCCCTACGTCGCCAAGATCTCTGCACTCTGGGAGGACCCCAAGACAG GGGAGCTGATGATGAGCCTCCTGTGGTATTACAGACCAGAGCACACTCAGGGAGGCCGCAACCCCAGCATGCACCAG AATGAGATCTTTGCGTCGCGGCACCAGGACGAGAACAGCGTCGCCTGCATCGAGGAGAAGTGCTACGTGCTGACCTTCGCAGAGTACTGCAG ATTTTGTGCCTTGGCAAAGCGTCGAGTCGAAGGGATCCCGGGCAGGAAAACCATCATGGTTCCTCCCTCGGAGGAGTATTCCACCCCTCTGCACCGCAAGGTGCCCGAGGACACGGACCCCGAGCTGGTTTTCCTCTGTCGTCACGTCTACGACTTCAGGCACGGGCGCATCCTGAAGAACCCGCAGTAG